CATGAATCTTCTCAGGGAGACCCAAGTATGTGTCCATGCCTCCTTCTTGTGATATCCCAACAATAGATTTGATCTCTTGACGTATATGGGATGGGACCTCGgttccaaacatgatggaagatTTGGAGAAGTTAATTTCTTGTCCAGATGCCTCGCCATAAAAGCGGATTATATCGATAATTTCCTTGCATTGCTGAGGATCGGCTCTGCAGAAGAATAAACTGTCGTCTGCAAACAGTAAGTGGGAAACACGTGGGCTTGCGTTCGAAATACGTAAACCCTGGATTTTTCCCTCTCTTTCTGCGTTCCTAATCTGAGCAATTAAAGCCTCAGTACAGAGTATAAATAGGTATGGAGAGATTGGGTCCCCCTGACGAATCCCACGTGTTGGCCTAATTCGTCCCTTGGGCTCTCCATTGATCAAAATACGGTAGGAGACGGAAGTAATGCATTCCATTATCCAACCCACccatttttgatcaaatcccattttttccatcaaagctcTTAAGAAATTCCATTCCaccctatcataagctttactcatgtccgtttttattgccataaatttttTCCGGTTGGCCTGATTAGAACGGAGGGCATGGAAGTTTTCTTGAGCAATGAGGATATTATCTGTGATTAATCTTCCTGCCACAAAGGCAGATTGGGTCTCGGATATAAGTTCCGGCAAAAACTTCTTGAGACGTAAGCTCAGAATTTTTGAGATCACcttatagctcacattacaCAAGCTAATAGGGCAAAATCTTGACATTTCACGAGGTCGATCTCCTTTCgggattaaacatatatttgtctCATTTAGCTTGCCATCAAAAATTCCTGAGCTAAAGAAGTTCTTTACCATATTAGTGAAAACACTAtgctataaagtataaactataatatCCAATTTCCTTCTTAAAATATTGTATGAGGAactttgaaccaaaaaaaaaaactttgaacaaatataatataaaatattgtatgAGGAACTTGTTGGATGAGACTGTATTTTCCGAAGCTCACAGCTTTGGTCTTTTGTCCACATGCTCTTCTTGTCTTTTGTCTATTCTCAAGTGAGATTATCCCAtatgtaaatttagttttttctttctttttggctGCTCGCTATAGAGAAAGCTTTCGTTTGTCGGGTGAGAGAACTCATTGTATCCCAAATTATGTCTCCCGGTTTACATAATTTGatgtacatatttatatattttcacatcttatagaaaaattaatttgacaacGAAAAAACAATGTTCTAGAAGAAAAGATATTGGGCGATCGAGCACACAAGGGTCACAAAATCGAAATGCTTAATTTTAAGTTGTTTGacccatttaaaaaaatgtaatctgTTTGACAACAAAGATTTTCAATTCAATGTCGTCGAtggtatatactatataacatCATGTTCATCAtgattcattcttttttttttggtttaatgttaacATAACATCATGATTCTTGATAATACGTATCATAATCCTAATGATTAATATACCAATcataaaaataatgatttttagtgaaatgaatatatttagatttcatAAACTAGTTTCGATTTTGCCATTTTGGTTCAAAATAACAGGTAATATTTTGTATTCTTCATGGAACATTATACTTCTggttcaaaaatatatatatatatatatatattttttttcaaccaaaaattaaattagaagataACTCCAAAGTTGGtagcccaaaccggaggaaaaaaataaaataaaaaatatatattttttatatctgAAATAATTAATTTCTCACAGCATCCACAAACAAATGTAGTGTAATCTACCATCcgttttgtttctgatttaaATGTTGGTTATGCATCATGCACGTCATTATTATCTTATGATTTGCAAAATCCTAGCTAGACTgtcacatatataatatatcagcCAGCATCGgtcatcatcaccttcttcgCTATTGTCATACAGTTTCACTGTGACAAAGTCCAAATTATGTTATGTCAAAACGTAAGCTAACGTAGCCCCATGCGTCATAGATTGCAGAACAAAGAGGCAATTACTGTAATATCTATCAAAGATTCGGtactaactttataaattcaCACTATTAATTCGTACCTCACCTCTAAAAGTGCAATATAATGTACTTGATTTGTTGTCAGCTaaacaaacaattataaaacaatTGTCATGCCGGACTATAAAGGTTCGAGAACGTGGACCGACTacatttagaaatatatatgcatttatCATTTCGTTTTTAGCCTAATGTGTAATGTTGCCTTCATCacgttttctgttttttttgttttgagtttttttttttccaaatagaTCAAGACTATCATCTGCTTGTCACGTtataaaccatatatattatCGTTTGACACTTAGTACCAGTTCCCCCACGAATTACATGTCTCCACATCATTGActaaactatatttttaatttgtttgcaaGAAGTTTTCCCTGTATCAATAAATTGTTGTACTTTTTACATTTCTGTATACTTATAAATGATACACCCAAACTCGCAAGGCAAATTCAATAGTATTGTTTCCGGTAAATcaagataaatttttaatatgcaTATAGCATACGGAGAATATAAGCTAGAATGAAATTAGTATATGTACTTCGTTCAAATGAGTTATAGGAAATAACACGTTTTAttgaaaactattaaaatacgtTCGGTTCATCCATTAACagttctttatatattttttatcttatatcaTTGTGAGTAACTAATAGGAGTAAAAATTTAGCAAACTCAAGTTGATGTGTACTGTTATAAAAAAAGGTTGTTGTGTACATTTTATTCTCCACTACCCAACAAGAAGGTGATCCACTCCCCTTatgtatctttcttttgttcttgcACATAAAGAAATCAATCTGTTCAACTGCCATATAGAATACTAAACCCACGAATAATAGTATTATATGTGGGGATGTGTATagttaaacaaataataagaacaaaGGGGCAGAATCGTGCCAAACCTACAACATTCTTGACCTCTGCCTCCCTCCTTTATTACTATATAGAGGGCACATTTGAGAGAATCAATTAGGCAAATAAAAATCTAGATAGCGTTTTTAGCTTCTCACATCTTCTTTCTACAATATCAAACTACGTACTCTTCATCGGCCTCTTATCTAGCAAAGTGATCTCAATGGAAAACTCAGCACTAAGCAACTGCGTGAGGCGAACAGTATTCTCTAATCAACAGAGAACAATACAAGAGGGTCTAGAAGAGAGTAGTTGGACAATGTACTTTGAAACCCAAGATGGATTAGGCCATAACGATGATTCTTCGATGATGTCAGATGCTGCGTCTCCTATGGGATCTGTCGAAGAAGACACGGCTTCATCTCCTTCTAACAGAACCAAGGTTAGTCCACGAAGATGACaatcttaattaatatatgttcATAATACATATACATTAATAGTATAATACACACAATACACTTATGCATAGCTATATGTATGTATGATATTTCATGTGGTTTTATCTAATTAATCTCTTTGATATGCTTGTCTCGATCTTCAGGGTTACAGTGAAATAGAAGACAATACGATAAAAGTAAAAACCGCGATGAACAATACTAATACTGAGGTAAGAAACTTTCAACGACCTTCACATATTAATGtatactttcaaaaattttaattgttctaACAACATTCTTACGGGTTTTTATAGGAGAAAGGACTGAGTAAAAATGGGATAATATATGAAGAATATTGCGCAGAATTGAAGAAGAGAGGACTTTGTTTAGTCCCTTTGTCGATGTTGTCTAACTATattggttgaaaaaaaactttgattgtgtttttgaatattatatatattttttcattttttttattgtgattatttttcttttctgattattttctataaaatcaaTAGAATGGACGACTAAGTAAATGTAATGAAAAGGAAGAGTGGATTATATGTATTATTTGTAATTGTATGTATAAAATGCACCAAGGCAAAAGTGCGAGGGAGATTCAATTGACAGTAATGAAGACTTGTAAATCATTTCTAAAACATGTGTAATAAAGAGTTAACATGTCTCCATGTGTGTCACAATGTTTATGGATTTTGGTACGGTATACACACAATCACATTacttatgtgtatatatatttggaacGTCTTGTAATCCAATGATTGAATTATCTCccgatttagaaaaaaaaaccatccaaATTATATTGCCAACAACCTTTAGCCTAGTAGATGTATCTGTGTCACACTCCTCCTGGTGGTGGTGGGTCACCTTGAAAGTTATTTTCTCCGACTCTGACTCACAGATATTGGATATATTCATGCTTTTATTgaagaaccaaaataataagtttCCCTCTGTTGGACAAAACAGATCCGGCAACAAATAACTTTGTCCTAAAACATTCTTTGGTTCAGTTTTcgtgtaaataaataaataattaatttaatcgtAGCTaattaaaaataccatttattaatattatatgtagatttaactaaaaaaataagtaatatcAAGATACCATTTTATCAAAAttatctagatttttttttcttaaaatgttaattattttttaatatatattttagaaagaCTACAGTAAGAGGGggaaaaaatcttattttataatttattgatatttctcaaaaaaataaactttcagtgggaaaataaaataaaagggaaaCTTTTATTGTATATTATCTACAGTAATCTTATTTAATAAAGTTAACCGAAGAACAAATTGattgtaattaaataaaataaaaaataaaaaattgattagtaGTAATTAAAAGGGTGCAGATTTGAAACGCAATGGTTTCCTAAAACGAGGAATCACGAAATCACGACCGCATCATTCATCTCCTtcacagagagaagaaagagagagagctcttcttcctcttcttcttcttcttctccttcttctcactagatctgctctctctctctctctctgtatcagTCTCCAGGGGTTTTATTCTTCATCGGGCGAGAGACATGGTTTCCTCAACCAAACTCAAATCCGTTGATTTCTACAGGTCCGATCCTCTCTTTTCACATTCAATTTTCCGATAACGGCTTCTGATGCAAAGCTTGTTTCTACATTTCCTTTTATCATTCTGAATTTCGCGCTAACTACGAATGTCGTTTTGATGGATgatctgatttttgttttttcaggaAAATTCCGAGAGATTTGACAGAGGCATCTCTTCATGGTGCTTCTGTTTATCCATTGTAGCTGCTCTCTTCATGGTGTTTTTGTTTGGAATGGTTaaaatttctctcttctttttttccccaaatGTCTCTTGGATCCTTTCTTTGTATAGTCTtctgacaaaataaaaaatatcatctttttttttttatggtttgtcAGGAGCTGAGTAGTTATTTGGAAGTCAACACAACCACATCTGTTATAGTTGATAAGAGCACTGATGGGGACTTCTTACGCATTGATTTCAACATCAGGTTTGTAGGACTTTTTCTTTTGGCCCAAATTACATACTCTGATGCTCGATTCATCATATAAACGGGGAAAATGGTGAATGGTTTTATCTTTATAAGCtgactctttgtttttgtttcccctACCTGTTTTGTAGTTTTCCTGCTCTTTCGTGTGAATTTGCATCCGTTGATGTGAGTGACGTGTTGGGAACAGTAAGTCTTCTACCTCACAATTACTAGGATGATCTAATTCTCACTGTTTGAATGCATTTCGCAATAGGTGTCGTATGATTATCATTACAACTAgcaaaaaattcaaatgtaaAAGAAAAGCTTAAAGATTGACACTTTCTTCAGTATTAGATAATGTATCTTTAGTTATATGATATGCTACCTATATAAGGATTTTTTAGTTGGTTTCTACAATGTTGGTATGGTTTTAATCCAATGTTTATTGATTCCATTCTACTAGTAATTATCTTCATCAAAGTTAGGGAAGACTTAATAAGACTGTCTTACtgcaaaagaacaaaacgaaAATTATCTGCAAAGGTTTTATCACGTAGTTGAAACTTCAACCTTATCGCCTAATCCCTGAGTCCCTTTTTCCAGTTGTGCCGAACTTCTTATGTATTATACCAAAAGCAGGACTATTTGCCTTTTATCGagctttgatatatatatataccctgCAATATTGTTTATAGTTAGTACGGACTTAATCTTAATCCACTTATGGTGTTCAATATTTCAGAATAGGTTGAATATAACAAAGACAATTCGAAAGTTTCCAATTGATCCGAATTTAAGGTCCACTGGCGCAGAATTCCACTCTGGCCTTACATTACATCACATCAACCATGGAGAAGAAACTAAGGAAGACTTCCCTGATGGTGCTATACCATTAACCAGTGGTAGTTTTGAATCATTTACACATCAGTGAGTAGGCAGCTTCTTTTCTATTTAGCATGCATTAAGTGTCCTGTTTGAGGGTATTGATTAACATAATTTGAATTCTTATGCAGCTTTCCAATATTGGTGGTTAACTTTAATGCACCATGGTGCTACTGGAGTAATCGCCTGGTAATTCTCTTTGTAATTTCTTATGCTTCTTATAAACTTTCCAATTTTCTGAAATTGTCATGGTCTTTTTCTTCTGGTATGAATGCACTAATGGTCCAGTTCTGAATGTACTCATCATAACTTGTTTTACCTGCTTGATGAATGAGAAAGAATCTGCCTTAATTCGTTATTGACTGGTATTGTTAATATATGTAATCACGATATGTGTAATCCATGGACATGTCATTTTTGTAGGGAAATCTGTTGTTATTTTGTGCTTGGATTTCCATGACAAACTCTTTTTGTTggtcaaaatattttgtatcttttgtGGGCGTTATGTATGTCTGATACCAGTTGGACATTAAGAAACTTGGTCATGTTTAATTATGATGagtttcttttgtattttctacTATGCGCTACAGAAACCTTCATGGGAGAAAGCAGCtaatataatcaaacaaaagtACGTGATAGACTCTTCGGCACTTGTTGAATTCTTAAATCTCAATAGCTGATAACTTTCTGAATAACTTCATGTTTATATTCTGCTGCAGATATGATCCTGAAACTGATGGCCGTGTTCTTCTAGCAAACGTTGATTGCACGGAAGAACCTGCGCTATGTAAGAGGTACTATaaagttgatgattttttttgtaatttacttGTTGTTTTGGCTGATATGAAACTTGAGGACTTGTTCTGAACTTGCTCAGGAAAGCTAGCTCGTTTCTTACTTGATTTATGAGTTGCTGTTGTTTCCAAGTAGAGCAGTATTTGTCTTCGCTCACCTTTTTTATGCCTGCTGTTTAAGGATGCTTGGGGAGCATTGACtgtcattttaattaatttctcgTTTGACTTCGCATTAATTTTGGATTGTAATTTCAGGAATCACATACAAGGCTATCCATCTATTCGTATTTTCCGCAAAGGCAGTGACCTTAGGTGAGAAACCATTTGATATGATGTTTAAACTGCCAGTAGCTTAGTTGTAATTCTTCATGTCTTCTCTTAACCCTATGTATCAATGTGGTGAAAAATTCGAGTATATGTCTCCTAATTGTGTTCCCCGTACTGACAAATGTTGACACATGTGCAATCATCACGTAAATTAGTTCAGAACTGAAAATGCTTTCTTTTCGTGTTTTCCTCTTAAACTACCATTAGGTCTATGAACCACATATCTGTTGGTGTATATGTTCTTATGAAAGTGTtcctgattttttgttttcagagaGGACCACGGTCACCACGAACATGAATCTTACTATGGAGATCGGGACACAGAGAGTATAGTTAAGGTAGAGAAATCAAAATTCCGTTCCAGTATCAGGAATAAATGAGTCAATATTCACATCTATCTGTATGTGTGTATTTGTCACTTTGTCTAGTTATATAAAATTGTGTAGTTGTCTGTgaattgtatataataaaacacacacCGTTATGCACAGCATATCTTATTGGCGCGTTGTGAGTTAATAGTAAACATGTTCTTCTAAACGTTTacaataattttctttctttcagatGGTGGATGGACTGGTCGCACCTATCCACCCGGAGACTCACAAGGTAGCTTTGGGTGGTATATCCAATGATAccttaaaaaatcttaaaaaggcACCAGTTACAGGAGGTTGTAGAGTTGAAGGTTATGTACGTGTAAAGAAGGTAACTCAGACTGAAATAAGTGAAAACTTAATGGCATGTTTGATATTTTTGCTAGCTTTTCTGTACTGGAATTTTGTCTTTTGTATGTTTTAGGTTCCAGGAAACCTCGTTATCTCAGCTCATTCAGGAGCTCATTCATTCGATTCTTCTCAAATGAACATGTCGCATGTTGTTTCCCACCTTTCATTTGGGAGGATGATTTCTTCGAGGTTGCTGACTGATATGAAGCGGTTGTTGCCATATCTTGGCCAAAGCCATGACAGGCTGGATGGAAAGGCATTCATAAATCAACATGAGTTTGGTGCCAATGTTACTGTAAGTCGCAAAACCCATCATATGAATTTAGTGTCTTGAACCTTCGTCAAATTTTCTTTAACTGGCCCTTATCAAATCATTTTCTGAACGCTGTATACAGATCGAACACTACCTTCAAATAGTCAAAACAGAGGTCACTACAAGAAGATCCGGTCAAGAACATTCAATAATAGAGGAATATGAATACACCGCTCACAGCAGCGTGGCTCAGACTTACTACTTACCTGTGGCAAAGTTTCACTTTGAGCTCTCTCCCATGCAGGTTCAGTCTCTCATTTACACAAAGAGAATAAACCTCTCGCAAATGTGTCAATACACTTGCCTCTTTATAGTTACTCCTTGGTTACTCTGTTTTTGCAGATCTTGATAACCGAAGACCCAAAGTCCTTTTCGCACTTCATCACAAATCTGTGTGCCATTATTGGTGGTGTTTTCACGGTTAGTATTTTCTCGGTCTACCTTGCTTCTTTATACTTTCATGGATTCCAATTTCGTATTTTGgctgtggattttttttttcaggttgcGGGAATACTTGATTCGATTTTCCACAATACAATAAGACTAATAAAAAAGGTCGAACTCGGGAAAAACATTTGATTGGGGACTGGAGGTTagaaattttcattaatttataaaatcatagaAGAACCTCAGACTGTTTACTTCATATAGGTGTTCTACAGAGAAAAACTtagaaaacagagaatttttgtttgacaaTTTCATTATGGTTCTTGGTAATTTAATGGCCGccttgtttttttctccttccatttttttttgtattaagaTGACATAGCagtaaaaacaaacacaagtagaaattttattcatttacaagagaaacaaatgggtaaaaatcaaacaacaaacaccaATTGACACGAACTTGGATGAAGAGGGAAAGGGGAAAGACTCCAAACATAATAAAAAGGGAAGACAAAAGAGAAACTTCTTATTGTAGGAATAAAGTGGAAGCTAGAGCAGCCCCAAGGAAAGCAGCGGCAAATGATGAAGAAGTAGCTGCATTGTTTGGAGTTTCTTGAGACGTAGTAGGCATAGGTGCTGGGCTCATCTCAAAGGTTCCCGAGACAGGGGGAGAAGGAGCAGATTCTCCCGAGGGAGCCGGGGCTGGAGAGGGCAGTGACGATGGTGTGGTGTTGTTGTTACCGCTTCT
The Camelina sativa cultivar DH55 chromosome 15, Cs, whole genome shotgun sequence DNA segment above includes these coding regions:
- the LOC104746471 gene encoding uncharacterized protein LOC104746471; the encoded protein is MENSALSNCVRRTVFSNQQRTIQEGLEESSWTMYFETQDGLGHNDDSSMMSDAASPMGSVEEDTASSPSNRTKGYSEIEDNTIKVKTAMNNTNTEEKGLSKNGIIYEEYCAELKKRGLCLVPLSMLSNYIG